Within the bacterium genome, the region ATAATATCAGAGGATTAATGCCAACAAAACATGGCTTAACAATATTTTTCGTGCCTCACAACCGCAAAGACTCGGTCAGTATTAGGCTTAAGGGTTGGCATGTTATAGCTGTGACAATAATCCTCGGAATTTCAATAATCCTCTTTCTAATAGGTGTCCTATTAGGAGGGCGTTCTGCCAAGCTGATTGCCGAAAATCGAGCCATTAAAGCAGAAAACGAAATGCTCAGGCAACAACGAGTCAAAATCTTGAAGCTCGAAAAAGAGCTTGCTACTACCTCTGAACTCCGAAAATGGATGCAAGATATTGTCTCCGTTAAAGAAAACAACGAAAACCCACCTGCAACTGCAAATACTAGCAAGATTGGAATAACCTCGCTTTTAGATTCGCCTTTTAAGTCGAGGCTTTTACCGGAATTGGATGAGGCCAGCGAAGCCATCCGCAGACGACGGGATTTCGTCCCAAAAGGACTTCCAGCAAAGGGCGCAATCACCGCTCATTTCGGGGACATGGACAGTAGATTCCTCAAGCCCCATTCCGGTGTGGATATTGCATCTGCCGAAGGTTCCGATGTCCTTGCAACTGCTACCGGTGTGGTTTCAGGGATAATATCCGACCCGGTTTTAGGAAATGCAGTAGAAATAGATCATTTGAACGGCTTCGTCACACGAGATGGACATATGAAGGCAATAATTGCTAAACACGCCTCTTGGATAGAGCGTGGAGATAAAATTGGAACCGTCGGGAGTTCCGGCCGAACCGAGGGCGCACATGTGCATTACGTTGTTACGAAGGATGGCGTGCCTGTTAATCCCGAGGAAGAAAATGAGAAAATTAATGAGAAAGGTCAATATGGCAAAAATGGAAGCTGAACAAAGGCTAAATACAATAATCGGTCCCGGAAGCCGTGTCGAAGGTGACCTCGATGTTCAAGGAGGGCTCCGCGTCGATGGCACTGTCGAAGGAAAAATCACTGCGACAGGCCCATTGACCGTCGGGAAAGAGGGTATTATCAAAGCACCATCGATATCTACCTCGAGTTCCACAATCGGCGGTAATGTCGAGGGTGATATTCTATCCCCGGAGAAAATTCGCATGGAACCCTCCGCGCGTGTGAATGGTAATATCGTCACAAAGGTGCTTATTATCGAAGAAGGAGCTATTTTTTCTGGCAAGTCCAACTTGCCAGAAAAAAATGAAACTAAACCATAAATGTGGATAACCTGTTAATTACTCTGTGAGTCGTTGATTCCAAACGCTTTAAATATGCAGACTTCATCTTAAATAAATTATCCACATCATAACTCACTGAATTAAAGTGAGTTCAAAAAATAACTGGATATTTTTCCACATAGGAGCCGAAAATGGCAATCGATTTGAATAAAATAAAAGAGGCCGAAAAAGAAGCTGAAACGCTTATCGCACAGGCAAAAAAGAGATTTTCTAATGAGCTTACCGAGGCCGAGGCCGAAGCCGAAAACCTTATTAAACAGGCCGAAGCCACCGCTAAAAAAAACATCTCTGACGCAATAGAAAAAGGCCGCGAAAAGGCCCATTCCAAAGCCGAAAAGTATAGAGAA harbors:
- a CDS encoding M23 family metallopeptidase, which gives rise to MPTKHGLTIFFVPHNRKDSVSIRLKGWHVIAVTIILGISIILFLIGVLLGGRSAKLIAENRAIKAENEMLRQQRVKILKLEKELATTSELRKWMQDIVSVKENNENPPATANTSKIGITSLLDSPFKSRLLPELDEASEAIRRRRDFVPKGLPAKGAITAHFGDMDSRFLKPHSGVDIASAEGSDVLATATGVVSGIISDPVLGNAVEIDHLNGFVTRDGHMKAIIAKHASWIERGDKIGTVGSSGRTEGAHVHYVVTKDGVPVNPEEENEKINEKGQYGKNGS
- a CDS encoding polymer-forming cytoskeletal protein, translating into MRKVNMAKMEAEQRLNTIIGPGSRVEGDLDVQGGLRVDGTVEGKITATGPLTVGKEGIIKAPSISTSSSTIGGNVEGDILSPEKIRMEPSARVNGNIVTKVLIIEEGAIFSGKSNLPEKNETKP